A region of Chitinophagales bacterium DNA encodes the following proteins:
- a CDS encoding gliding motility-associated C-terminal domain-containing protein produces MKKLFFLVLFYSLVFELLGQYKAPILTCVTRKTAGGASNELEWKDPNETCGAFQNFEIYHATTKSGPYTLLTTITNLTTTTYNHLGINASSTNYYYMTSKYNCAGSSSFSDTLSDTLMPYPRLLAISIENNFPVYKWLPVLDQKKIWAYVLINFGSSFIDTVIGREKTEYIDSSFQASSGVYTGHMVGSLSACGEKGLSPPIFRHRPVFLSLASNPCEDEIEIAWTKYQGWGPNDEVKNFEVYIKKNSGAEELVATTDSSIRTFRYKDFLFGDTLCIRIKALHPSEPTIHSFSNQLCFVSSKSQVPELLQALSASYIDNYKIRVRWYCSLDAIPKSFDLLVIDPRSGSVLRTIEKVKYESEGNGFYSFLDSFGESSKAVAYRVRYEDLCNNKSAGGQVITNFMTINQIGLYKTELKWPKAYFHDSILYSKLKYELYFSTDGMSYNKIAEPSISDFNYEHNTENYYQTEGKFCYRLVINYKFDTLRFIHDSSFTMISPSQCIDMRTVLWMPNAFKINGVTPVFKPKMFFFNSSVFNMKIFNRWGKQIFESNDPNLGWNGYTSSGQLASEDSYVYLVSYLGNDGVKVEKTGTFTLLR; encoded by the coding sequence TTGAAAAAGTTATTTTTTCTTGTCTTGTTTTACAGTTTAGTATTTGAACTACTTGGTCAATACAAAGCTCCTATTCTGACATGTGTTACAAGAAAAACTGCTGGAGGTGCTTCGAATGAATTAGAATGGAAAGATCCCAACGAGACTTGTGGAGCATTTCAAAATTTTGAAATTTATCATGCGACAACTAAATCTGGACCATATACCTTACTCACTACAATTACTAACTTAACTACCACTACCTACAATCATCTAGGTATTAATGCCAGTAGTACCAATTATTACTACATGACCTCCAAGTATAATTGTGCGGGTTCTAGTTCTTTCTCTGACACCTTGAGCGATACGCTTATGCCTTATCCTAGATTACTCGCTATTTCTATTGAAAATAATTTCCCCGTTTATAAATGGCTACCAGTTCTCGACCAAAAAAAAATCTGGGCTTATGTCTTAATTAATTTTGGTTCGTCCTTTATAGATACCGTAATAGGACGCGAAAAAACAGAATACATAGACTCCTCCTTTCAAGCCAGTTCAGGGGTATATACTGGACATATGGTCGGCTCATTGAGTGCCTGTGGTGAAAAGGGACTTTCTCCTCCTATTTTTAGACATAGACCGGTTTTTCTCAGTCTTGCGAGCAATCCCTGTGAGGATGAGATTGAAATTGCCTGGACTAAATATCAGGGCTGGGGTCCTAATGACGAAGTAAAAAATTTTGAAGTCTATATCAAAAAGAATAGTGGAGCAGAAGAATTAGTGGCTACGACAGACTCTTCTATACGGACCTTTCGATATAAAGACTTCCTATTTGGCGATACCTTGTGTATTCGTATTAAAGCCCTGCATCCTAGCGAGCCTACCATACATTCTTTTTCAAATCAGCTTTGTTTTGTATCGAGTAAATCTCAGGTTCCTGAGCTCCTTCAGGCTTTAAGTGCTAGTTATATCGATAATTATAAGATACGTGTACGATGGTATTGTTCACTAGACGCTATTCCTAAATCTTTTGATTTATTGGTGATAGATCCACGGAGTGGTTCTGTTCTTCGAACTATAGAAAAAGTAAAATATGAATCTGAAGGGAATGGTTTTTATTCCTTCCTAGATTCTTTTGGGGAATCATCCAAAGCAGTAGCATACCGAGTGAGATATGAAGATTTGTGCAATAATAAAAGTGCTGGAGGACAAGTAATTACGAATTTTATGACAATCAATCAAATAGGGCTTTATAAAACTGAATTAAAGTGGCCAAAAGCCTATTTTCATGATTCTATTCTGTATTCAAAGCTTAAGTATGAATTATATTTTTCTACAGATGGCATGAGCTATAATAAAATAGCAGAACCTAGTATATCAGACTTTAATTATGAACATAATACTGAAAATTATTATCAGACCGAGGGCAAATTTTGTTACAGATTGGTCATCAATTATAAATTTGATACCTTGAGGTTTATTCATGATAGCTCCTTTACCATGATCTCTCCTAGTCAATGTATCGATATGCGTACAGTTCTATGGATGCCAAATGCCTTTAAAATAAATGGTGTAACTCCTGTTTTCAAACCGAAGATGTTCTTTTTTAATTCATCGGTTTTCAATATGAAAATTTTTAATCGCTGGGGGAAACAAATATTCGAATCCAATGATCCTAATCTCGGATGGAATGGCTATACTAGCAGTGGACAACTAGCTTCTGAGGATAGCTATGTGTATTTAGTGTCGTATCTAGGCAATGATGGAGTAAAGGTGGAGAAGACAGGCACCTTTACCTTACTGAGATAA
- a CDS encoding insulinase family protein, with amino-acid sequence MHIISEPGCQLFKMVALFPVGRVSESKRGLTQSVTAMMKKATLARSSKKLHEYLDRYSIQIEVYSTPTHITAQLHCQAKFIDKSIPVFFEILFQSKFLKNHWEIVRHQVIDNIKQQEKQTDFWADKLLSEHLFGWNHPYGYYSQPSDYLNIQIDQIQDFYATHIQIQRPEFFLAGDDIPIAQKIINSEIKKYPLQKNQKKPRVRLVHTSPGIMEKKLEGSSQASVRLGKIFQRKSFKDFQTLELMTVFLGGYYMSALMKLLRVEMGITYGVYAHLNHFFDVSVLHIGFETDMKNVPESLKAISELFERLSKEQRLKIGEAAKEYYSQWSKNSEKSLQEIMYKVRMFKLGYNYTEYCQWINLLEGIPKSKSISIDPTIFDINTYSKSVVY; translated from the coding sequence ATGCATATCATTTCTGAACCAGGATGTCAACTATTCAAAATGGTAGCTTTGTTTCCTGTAGGGCGAGTTTCGGAGTCAAAGCGAGGCTTGACTCAATCCGTGACCGCTATGATGAAAAAGGCTACCTTAGCACGATCTAGTAAAAAACTTCATGAGTATTTAGACAGATATAGTATCCAAATTGAGGTCTATTCTACTCCCACGCATATCACTGCTCAGCTTCATTGTCAAGCGAAGTTTATTGATAAATCAATCCCTGTTTTTTTTGAAATTCTATTTCAATCCAAATTTTTAAAAAATCACTGGGAAATAGTGCGACATCAAGTGATAGATAATATTAAACAACAAGAAAAGCAAACAGATTTTTGGGCAGATAAACTCCTTTCAGAGCACTTATTTGGATGGAATCATCCTTATGGCTATTATAGTCAACCTTCCGATTATCTAAATATTCAGATAGATCAGATTCAGGATTTTTATGCTACTCATATACAAATTCAAAGGCCAGAATTTTTTTTAGCAGGTGACGATATTCCTATAGCCCAAAAGATCATAAATTCTGAGATTAAGAAGTATCCACTGCAAAAAAATCAAAAAAAGCCAAGGGTAAGATTAGTCCATACTTCACCTGGTATTATGGAAAAAAAGTTGGAGGGTAGTTCTCAGGCTTCAGTAAGACTTGGGAAAATTTTTCAAAGAAAATCTTTCAAAGACTTTCAAACTTTGGAATTAATGACGGTATTTCTTGGAGGATATTATATGTCTGCATTAATGAAATTACTGAGGGTCGAAATGGGCATTACTTATGGTGTCTACGCGCATCTAAATCACTTTTTTGATGTTTCTGTTTTGCATATTGGATTTGAAACAGACATGAAGAATGTCCCCGAATCACTCAAAGCAATATCGGAGCTTTTTGAGCGTTTATCTAAGGAGCAAAGGTTAAAAATCGGCGAAGCAGCCAAAGAATACTATAGTCAATGGTCAAAAAACTCTGAAAAATCATTACAAGAAATTATGTATAAGGTACGAATGTTTAAGCTCGGGTACAACTACACAGAATATTGTCAATGGATCAATTTATTGGAAGGTATTCCAAAATCTAAATCCATTTCCATAGATCCTACTATTTTTGATATAAATACCTATTCAAAATCTGTTGTGTATTGA
- a CDS encoding class I fructose-bisphosphate aldolase: protein MSQNYASLIGDQKADLLLNFSKPAIDKSLIHKPSGDFVSEIWSHSNRNIPTLRSLEQLYGNGRLANTGYMSILPVDQGIEHSAGASFAPNPIYFDSENIVKLAIEAGCNAVASTYGVLGSVARKYAHKIPFIVKINHNEFLSYPNTYDQVMFGTIRSAWEMGAVAVGATIYFGSEESRRQIVEVAEAFEYAHELGMATVLWCYTRNNAFKVDGVDYHASADLSSQANHLGVTIQADIIKQKLPVNNGGYKATKHGKTHDKVYSELTSDNPIDLCRYQVANCYMGRAGLINSGGESKGASDMAEAIETAIINKRAGGQGLILGRKAFQKDMKVGVELINAVQDVYLDKKVTIA from the coding sequence ATGAGCCAGAATTATGCATCTCTAATAGGTGATCAAAAAGCAGACCTATTACTAAACTTTTCAAAACCAGCTATTGATAAAAGTTTGATACACAAGCCAAGTGGAGATTTTGTCTCAGAAATTTGGTCACATAGCAATCGCAATATTCCTACCTTAAGAAGCCTCGAGCAACTATATGGAAATGGTAGATTAGCTAATACAGGATATATGAGTATATTGCCCGTGGATCAAGGAATTGAGCATAGTGCTGGCGCTTCTTTTGCGCCTAATCCGATTTATTTCGATAGTGAAAATATAGTAAAACTAGCGATAGAAGCTGGTTGTAATGCGGTGGCCTCTACCTATGGGGTATTAGGCTCTGTCGCTAGAAAATATGCACATAAAATTCCATTTATCGTTAAGATTAATCATAATGAGTTCCTGAGTTACCCAAATACCTATGATCAAGTGATGTTTGGGACTATCAGAAGTGCTTGGGAAATGGGCGCAGTGGCGGTAGGTGCTACCATATATTTCGGCAGTGAAGAAAGCAGAAGACAGATCGTAGAAGTAGCAGAGGCATTCGAATATGCGCATGAATTGGGCATGGCTACGGTTTTATGGTGTTATACCAGAAATAATGCATTTAAAGTAGACGGTGTGGATTATCATGCTTCTGCGGATTTGAGCAGCCAGGCAAATCATTTAGGCGTTACCATTCAAGCTGATATTATCAAGCAGAAATTACCTGTAAATAATGGTGGTTACAAAGCGACCAAACATGGAAAAACACATGACAAGGTTTATTCTGAATTGACATCAGATAACCCTATTGACCTTTGCCGATATCAAGTGGCAAATTGTTATATGGGTCGTGCGGGTTTGATCAATTCTGGGGGTGAGTCAAAAGGTGCTTCGGATATGGCTGAAGCTATTGAAACAGCTATTATTAATAAAAGAGCTGGAGGTCAAGGATTAATTCTTGGTAGAAAAGCTTTTCAGAAAGATATGAAGGTAGGAGTAGAGCTAATAAATGCTGTCCAAGATGTATATTTAGATAAAAAAGTCACGATTGCATAA